The window TGACTGCAGCAGATTGTTTGATCCATGACTAATGTAAATTTCAGTGCTTAGTTAACTGTAGTTGTTTTCTGAAATTTTTGGCCAGTTAATTGAGGTTTGGTGTGCTACCCGTTTCTGTAAAATAGGGTTCACGGTGTTTGCTTCGGATGAATAGTTAGCCGATAACTAAGTCCTAATTGCAACCTGAATCTATGCTTACAACGAAAATATTTTTTGTGACTTCTTTTACGTCAAGGATATGTCAAGTAATGTTTAGTAGGCATCTGTTTCCAATTTTGGAGTGTTCAATAATTTTTTTATATGTCTCGCTATAGCTTTTCTAAAAAATTCAGTACGTACTATCTCTGCTTTTGCTGCTTGGCTACCTTTGTTGAGCAAACCGTTCCTTTTTTCCAGGTTTGGGATGGGGGTAGCAGCAGTGAAGCGTGAGGTTGATCCAAACAGAAAGAGTACTTTGGAAATATCAATTAGGTTATTTATAACCAAGCTGGAAGTTTGTTCATGGCTAATGGTGTTTGGTGTTTTCGTGGCTAATGGTGTTTTTTTTCTATTGTTAGAAAATGCAAATGATTTGGTTCTATTGGAACATAAAAGAGATATGAAGGCAATTTGTTGAACCCGTGTGTGATAATTCGTTGATTGCTCCTACCAATCCTAATTAAGTTCAGACGTGCACCTGATTGTTGTGCAAATGGCACGTGGGACGATCAGAAGATTTGTGTGTTAATGTCGATGCATTAAATGTACAAATCATTTTCATTAACATGGTAATAGTTTTACAGCTACTGTATTGCAAGGCCGGCTTTGTTTAACCACTAGTTTATGCAACATTCAGAAAAATCTCAATTAGGCTGTTAAGGCTGTCAGATTGCCAGTGATTAGACAAATTTCAGTGATGCTGGCTCGAGTTCATCCATGTCGTGGAATGAGCATGGACCTGACTCGGTCATTGTTGCTATGCGCAACTTGGCATTTGCCCCTAATCCTGTTAATTAGTTTACAGTCTCAAAATCAACATCATCTTGGTGAGCGGCTGTTTAGGCGGCCTAATGATTTGGTTATTTATGTGTCTGCTGGACACAGTTAATCCACGTGTGCGATAACTGAGCTGGTGGTCGGCCGTGCCTGCGGGGATTCCTTCGACTGTGCCCCTTGGAGATGTACTATGCTCAGTATGGAGAGGATGTGGAGTCGAATGACCGAGAACAACTACTCAAATGCCTAGATTCTGTACCTCTGTGCTAGCTGGCCTGCCCTCAATACACGCGATGGTGCAGCGATACGAGGGAGCAGGAACCAGAAATACCGGGAGGGCACACATCCCTAGCGCATGTGAATGGCCAGGATACCGGCCTACCTGATGCTCGGCCTCCATTCGCATTTTCCGATAGTTATAGCCTTATATAGGCATATAGCCTGGAGTTGCTAAATGTCCCATTAATTCTGTAAGAAGCACTCCATTCATTACAACATACATAGCACAAAAGCCATAATaaactaaaaaacaatgtgcCAAAAACAAGATAAATACTGTGAGTAATGCAGGAAACTACCTGTGGTGTTGAAAGAAGTTCGGCATCTTGTTTGTTCAGTTTTGAGTGCAGAAGCACAAAATATATCTTCCAGAAACATGCTTCACTCATATCAGTTGAGCAAATCTGAACCTTTAAATCTGATAAGCTTGGCACAAGGTGTTCCATGGATAGTGCATGCACATACTGAGCATTCGACAGTTCAAAATCTAAAGATCAAGAGAAACTGTGTAAGAGATTTAAGGTAATCAGTGAGGTCTACTACACATAACATGATTCTATTTGAGAGAGGCAAGCATGAgttatatgatgcaactagaggCCAACAAAGCATCACGAAACCATTTCAGGACTAAAAGGCGTAGAGAGGGTATGCATACATTGGGTGAACTATTTATTCCAGACTAAATGTTAGCTCAATATCACGTCAAGCTGAAATGGAGATACCTACTACCTATGTATCCTAAAGTGATGCATTCTGCAGCAATAGGGAAACACTGCTTGAAATCAATTCTGTGATATTTACATGATTTCCTGTGCATAGCTACATAATGCGCAACCTCTAAAAAGATATGAAGCATTCATGACTGCTGTGGAAAGCTATACAGTCGACGGAGCGTGGCATTACGTATTTACATTCATATCAAACAAGCTATGGTGCTTAAGACATTAACCTGATTTGGTTTATCAAGTCAATAGCATGACAACGGAAAAATCATGAATATAAGAAAATGCATTGCTAGATGGACAGAATCACATCAGCAAGATTCCAAAAGTATAGCTGATACCAAGCAGGTGTACAAGCAAAGTAGAAAAATATAGGCTAGCATCAATGAACTGATAAGCGATAACCGATGTAGGTAGCTTCCAAAGGAAGTGCAATGGCATTCCAGACTGCGGCGTGGCGGCTTCAACCTATTCAACAAACTACATAGAACTAAACCAGTCGAGAAAGGAGTTTGTGGACTAGAAGATGCGCATATATCAACTAATTCAGGATGAGCATGCTTGAGATCTTTGCAGGAAAGTTCTAACACTACCTCCAGCATCTACTTTCTTCATTAATCAACACCCATTTCATCCCAGTGCACCAAATTAAGTTACGCATTATCTGAATCGGCGCTGAATCTTACCGTCTGCATAACGCTCGCTGACGAATAGTGGGAAATCGAGCCACGTCTCAGGCCGCGTCGAGATGTGCTTCACGAAGACCAGCACCTCCTCGGTCCCGCCGGCGACGGGCTCCCCTTCGTCCGGCTCCTCCTCCCCGAACGGCAGGAGCGAGGACGCGATCTTGGAGATCTCCGCCACGGCCAGGTTGCTCTGCAGCATGGAGATGCCGCTCCTCACCCTGCCCCCGATCTCCGCCAGATCGCTCCGGATCCCCGCGACCCCGTCCCCGTCCACGTCCACATCGCCCCCCTCCTCGTTCGCCTCCGCGGGCGCGGCGCCCGGGGACTGCGActccggcgggggcggcggtggggcgagGAAGGACGCCACGCCCCAGAGGCGGCGGGTGAGGGTCTCGGTGAGCTCGGAGATGTCGTCCTTGACGCCGCGGCTCGGGGTGATGGGCTGCTCGGGCTCCTCGTCCTCGAGATCGCGCGGCGAGGACCCCTCCGCGGCCGGCCTGCCGGCGGAGGAGGCCTCGGATTCGGAGGCGTCGGAGTCGGGGTCGGGCTCGCCGGAGAGCGTGGCCGCGATGGAGCGCGTGAGCCACGACATGCTGTGGTGCGGTGCGCGCGTGGGAAGAGGGTGGGGGAAGGAGGATCGATGCTGAGCTCTGGGAGTGGGTAGATTCTGGAGTTGTAGATCACTGTGTGTTTGGGGCCGTCCGATCAGCAAACGACGGGGAAGATCACGTTTGTGTATTCAGTGGTAGATTCTGGCATCAACAACCCTGGCGAGGCTCCGTCTGAAGCTTGGAATTTTCGAATGATTTAACATTGAGTATCATTTCTTTTTTGCGGGTGAATATTGAATATCATAACTTGTCATACTATTTGGTAGTAGTGTCATTATTTATGCATTCTTCCATGGAACATAATAAGATTCCAAGTCTGATGCATTCCAGTATTGAGTTTTACTACAGGTTCGGAAACTTAATCAAGTGAGACGTGAAAGCAATGTTTGATGATTTTTCATAAGAACAATACGAATCTTGTCAGACTTAACTATGAGAGTATTACCCTTATCCCTAAGACTAAAGATGTCAAACAAATTCAGAAATTTAGGCACATTTGTTTGCTAAATGTTAGATTTAAAATCATCATTAATATTCTTATGAATAAACTTGGTGAGTTTGTACAATCTTTGATTTATCATGTTTAAATTGTCTTTATTAAAACCCACAAAAAACTGTCTTTACTAAAGATAGATATATCATGGAGGGTGTGTTGATTTTACATGAGGCTTTGAATACAATGCATACTAAAAAAACAGAGTGATATGCTTTTGAAAGTTGACTTTGAAAATCCCCGCAAAATAGGTGGACCTTGAAAAGGCATATGACAAAATTAAATGGCCCTTTGTCCATACTCCCTCAGTCCTGCAATACATGACATATAATTTGAATGCAAATGTCCCGTAAATAGATGGCGGTGGCAGACCAAAACGCTAGCTTTGTCCCTTGACTTGGTCTGCAGGTTTTCTTTTCTCATGCCATGTATCGAGGGACAACGGGAGTAAAATGTTGTCTCTCAAAGCATTTCATGATAAATGGAATGATAAGATTATGAAAACAATGGGGGGTGGCATGTGGGCTTAAAGGTTAATGATGTGGCGAGGCCTTATTTCAAAACGTTTAAAGGTTTGGGACAGGGCGATTCCTTTGCTCCTTTATTGTGTTGACCTGGTGGTTGATGCTCTTGCCATATTATAACTAATTCTAAGAAATTGGGCTATCAGAAAGGGGTTATGGAGGAATTTTGTGAAGATGGTGTTAACATGCTGCAATATGCAGATGATACCATCTTcctccttgatgatttctcaacATTTGAAAATTATTTTCTATACATTTGAACAAATGTATAGGCTTAAGATTAACTTCCACAATAGTGAGACCTTCCTCTTTGGGACGGCCATTGATAAACGGGGTGACTATAGGAAAATTTTACTTGTCAATTGGGGACTTTACCCATGATGTAGTTGCGAATTCCTTTGAATAAGGTGAGGATTAGAAACAAAGACCGGAAACCTATAAATGATAAATTTGAAAATAGATGTGCTTGTTGGCAAGGGAgaatcactactagggaaaaccctagtagtagcgcttgttttaTAGCTAGTAGTACCAGCGCTGCCACTAAGGCACTACAGCTAactagtagcagtagcgctggaaagggagtgctactgctatacctagttagcagtagcgctttcctttggacagcgctactgctactaagtagcagtagcgcttgttctaaaaagcgctgctgctaacttttccTGTATTTTTAAAAATACAGCTTATTTTCGTTGTGTGGTTTTATATACAGTACTttcatcatatgattttatgaccatgattacttattatatataacagtgggtgaaatgaacgtggagtagattcaagtggaggcaacatgtggcgcatgtcgaaagtactactctaatccaaacttgatctagtttggattagtagtactttcgatgtgcaccacatgttggcTCCACTTTAATCTAATGCATGTTCATTTCACTTACCGatatatataataactcatcatgctcatataacaacttagcatcatgcatcatcgatcataatgataaataactcatcattggtataataataacaagtcatactcatcatcatcgatcatacaacttctactcgataccacatcatcatcatagtcatctaaccaatcctacttagttgttcttaacacatgatcatgagtattattaactaggacctactaccttctcttaggtaaaatagcataaaacaagataggccctgactcgccattatggagaatggagattatcctgtctccaattcttgcctttcgcacaatgttgcttccaagtaccTCCTTACGATTGTCCATACATTTTTCCATTCCTTGATTTTTCATGTCTTCACTtgttttagaaatccgatatggacAGGTGAGATTCTTAGGATGACCCGGCCGTATGTTCAAAAcgtcaaggcgaccattctgatacatcagatgaggcacacaatctttcgggattttctgttgagaaacatagtaataacttcgtagttaccaatgtagttaagttttaaaagaatttatgcaaaagatgcaaggatgtcgtaatagtaaaaaatcttaccatggcatctccatggatgttaccgtagttcaacacgtgcactagtggcacgtattgaccataatgtggatgagttttataatagatattgtaattctcaagatcagtacaaaatgcgaccagatgatttttctcctgataagttaactcagagccatcggtgtaataggttctgtctaccatgttccgcacattgtttgaagaatgaaaataagctgtcaactattttgaaatgaacaatataaattagttaataactatgtttgagaaactcacatagcgctagaattggaagcgtatcaacaaggacccaaatgtccatattgccttggtcgatgtcaggatcaccaagatccatggtgacaagcataccctcataaaaaccatacatcttgcaaagtgcttcccaatttttgcaaccaaaatgggttacgctctcagcattatacagatttacttcaaaatccataccatgatgggtccttaggtgaatttttttgttttaaaattttcatggtcttcaaaatccatcctctccaagacatagcgtcttgcatggcatgggataagctactcgaattgtaaaagatgaaaattacacgttgaaatagttaaagtcatgcttaattaaaaaaacacttgtcgtcgttgcgtaccgtttcaacatcgaaggtctcatggagcttaatgctgaagcgccgatcttcgtccaagtgaggcctgtcgcacagacctcggtcgtcgttgcaccagctgcactccgccgggagactttcgtcgtccgatgacgacatttcctatgttcataattcaaagattaaacttgtacaattcaatatatgtactacaGAAATTAAATTAGATCGtcattattcatcacgggttgactatcggtctgtcgagtctttttgttgaaaactctcagctcgcgtggtgtatacattcgaccgtaggtgatggtcgctcctcctttcgttcccgagtgcattacaccaaaatttctagcacacgggaacgaaggagaagcgacccccatgacaacagtcgggatttttCGTCCTCACATATGTGGTGGAGACTCTcactcactgattcctctctgacatttgcgaccgtcggtgatggtcgttactcctccttcccctagtgcataaaaaaggtctagcacccggagaagaaggagaaacgacccccacgacaacagtcgggcttctttgtcctctctcatatatggtggatacactccctcactgatttttcgACCTTCGGTGATGGAGCCTCgatagacttaaagtcaacccaaaatgtcgtttaattatttttctagaaaatccaggccactcggtattttctacatattctagcacaagtcatgccagaattcacgaaaaaatccggcatgacctttgctaaaaaaggacatatcgagagcttgaaatttgccagaacggaaattaatcaacactccggcaaaacataggccactataggaggtgtaacctgcaaacatggccggccacttgggcaagcacatatcctatttgaggaACAC is drawn from Aegilops tauschii subsp. strangulata cultivar AL8/78 chromosome 1, Aet v6.0, whole genome shotgun sequence and contains these coding sequences:
- the LOC109750774 gene encoding uncharacterized protein produces the protein MSWLTRSIAATLSGEPDPDSDASESEASSAGRPAAEGSSPRDLEDEEPEQPITPSRGVKDDISELTETLTRRLWGVASFLAPPPPPPESQSPGAAPAEANEEGGDVDVDGDGVAGIRSDLAEIGGRVRSGISMLQSNLAVAEISKIASSLLPFGEEEPDEGEPVAGGTEEVLVFVKHISTRPETWLDFPLFVSERYADDFELSNAQYVHALSMEHLVPSLSDLKVQICSTDMSEACFWKIYFVLLHSKLNKQDAELLSTPQILEAREELLQSLQAKNKRGSETTGESSENANESSGPAEEKVIEPSIIQDKEVSISEVRSFEEPTSDITPEIEAEKFPVSTTEVEIIDKSVIEEELLSVKDKIKAPLVESRLHTDTDEDEVDEWPEDDSAEEPEAVAAASNRASLGREEDVSFSDLEDDDDDDGNKGSGK